One genomic segment of Rhinolophus sinicus isolate RSC01 linkage group LG11, ASM3656204v1, whole genome shotgun sequence includes these proteins:
- the CCDC9 gene encoding coiled-coil domain-containing protein 9 isoform X2 has translation MSATLDLKSKEEKDAELDKRIEALRRKNEALIRRYQEIEEDRKKAELEGVAVTAPRKGRSLEKENVAVEEKHQGPSRRSPGTPRLPGSSRGGRTPTQQGGRAGMGRASRSWEDSPGEQPRGGAGGRGRRGRGRGSPHLSGAGDTSTADRKSKEWEERRRQNIEKMNEEMEKIAEYERNQREGVLEPNPVRNFLDDPRRRSGPLEEPERDRREGSRRHGRNWGGPDFERVRCGLEQERQGRRAGLGGAGDMTLSMTGRERSEYLRWKQEREKIDQERLQRHRKPTGQWRREWDAEKTDGMFKDGPAAALESSHHYDDQAWARPPKPPTFREFLSQHKAEVSRRRRKSSRPQAKAAPHAYSDHDDRWETKEAVSPAPEAPQPTPPEETTTKLPETPAPAHQPPEDEGEEDEGEEDEGEEEEWEDVSEDEEEIEEEIEEEEEAAQDHQPEEAEPTESPSSEQAKQEPSRPEDPLPLPQSPSKPSSPFSPPGGHQPVSDWGEEMELNSPRTTHPADALSPGGDQPAPASLESEPNLPGTQKAEEDGSEAVPESGPEGQETAEITDFQRVRFCKVVAAAPPPGAAR, from the exons ATG TCAGCCACGCTGGATCTGAAATCGAAGGAGGAGAAGGATGCTGAGTTGGACAAGAGGATTGAGGCTCTTCGGCGGAAGAATGAGGCCCTCATCCGGCGCTACCAG GAGATTGAAGAGGACCGTAAAAAAGCTGAACTTGAGGGTGTAGCAGTGACAGCTCCCCGGAAGGGCCGCTCGCTGGAGAAGGAGAATGTGGCAGTTGAG gAGAAGCACCAGGGTCCCTCCCGGAGGTCTCCGGGGACTCCTCGGCTCCCAGGGTCCAGCAGGGGAGGCCGGACTCCCACCCAGCAGGGAGGCCGGGCAGGCATGGGCCGGGCATCCCGCAGCTGGGAGGACAGTCCTGGGGAGCAGCCtcgaggaggggctgggggccgcGGCCGGAGGGGCCGGGGCAGGGGGTCCCCTCATCTCTCTGGAGCTGGAGATACCTCAACTGCTGACCGCAAATCCAAG GAGTGGGAGGAGCGGCGCAGGCAGAACATCGAGAAGATGAATGAAGAGATGGAGAAGATTGCGGAGTACGAGCGCAACCAGCGG GAAGGTGTGCTGGAGCCCAACCCGGTGCGGAACTTCCTAGATGACCCCCGGCGGCGCAGTGGGCCCCTAGAGGAGCCCGAGCGGGATCGCCGGGAAGGCAGCCGCCGGCACGGGCGCAACTGGGGGGGTCCCGACTTTGAGCGGGTGCGCTGTGGCCTCGAGCAGGAGCGGCAG GGCCGCCGGGCCGGCTTGGGTGGTGCCGGTGACATGACACTCTCCATGACGGGCCGGGAGCGGTCGGAGTACTTGCGCTGGaagcaggagagggagaagatTGACCAGGAGCGATTGCAGAGACACCGCAAGCCCACTGGCCAGTGGCGGCGGGAGTGGGATGCTGAGAAGACTGATGGCAT gTTCAAGGATGGCCCGGCTGCTGCCCTTGAATCATCCCACCATTACG ATGACCAGGCTTGGGCCCGGCCCCCCAAGCCCCCCACTTTCAGGGAGTTTCTGTCCCAGCATAAAGCTGAGGTCAGccgcaggaggaggaagagcagccGCCCCCAGGCCAAGGCAGCCCCCCATGCCTACAG TGACCATGATGACCGCTGGGAGACAAAGGAAGCCGTGTCCCCAGCCCCCGAGGCCCCACAGCCCACTCCTCCAGAAGAGACAACCACAAAG CTGCCTGagaccccagcccctgcccaccagCCTCCTGAGGATGAGGGGGAGGAGGATGAGGGGGAGGAGgatgaaggggaagaagaggagtgGGAAGATGTGAGTGAGGACGAGGAGGAGATTGAGGAGGAgattgaggaggaggaagaagcagcCCAAGACCATCAACCCGAAGAGGCAGAGCCCACTGAGAGCCCCAGTAGTGAGCAGGCCAAACAAGAGCCCTCCAGGCCCGAGGACCCCCTGCCACTTCCCCAGTCTCCTAGCAAGCCTTCCAGCCCCTTCTCGCCCCCTGGGGGCCATCAGCCTGTGTCAGACTGGGGTGAAGAGATGGAGCTGAATTCTCCCCGGACTACCCACCCGGCTGATGCCCTCTCTCCGG gaGGTGACCAGCCAGCTCCTGCCTCGCTGGAGAGTGAGCCCAACCTCCCAGGAACCCAGAAAGCTGAAGAGGATGGGTCTGAGGCAGTTCCAG agtcTGGCCCCGAGGGCCAGGAGACAGCAGAGATCACCGACTTCCAGAGGGTGCGTTTCTGCAAGGTGGTGGCAGCCGCTCCGCCACCGGGGGCCGCCCGCTGA
- the CCDC9 gene encoding coiled-coil domain-containing protein 9 isoform X3 codes for MSATLDLKSKEEKDAELDKRIEALRRKNEALIRRYQEIEEDRKKAELEGVAVTAPRKGRSLEKENVAVEVEKHQGPSRRSPGTPRLPGSSRGGRTPTQQGGRAGMGRASRSWEDSPGEQPRGGAGGRGRRGRGRGSPHLSGAGDTSTADRKSKEWEERRRQNIEKMNEEMEKIAEYERNQREGVLEPNPVRNFLDDPRRRSGPLEEPERDRREGSRRHGRNWGGPDFERVRCGLEQERQGRRAGLGGAGDMTLSMTGRERSEYLRWKQEREKIDQERLQRHRKPTGQWRREWDAEKTDGMFKDGPAAALESSHHYDDQAWARPPKPPTFREFLSQHKAEVSRRRRKSSRPQAKAAPHAYSDHDDRWETKEAVSPAPEAPQPTPPEETTTKLPETPAPAHQPPEDEGEEDEGEEDEGEEEEWEDVSEDEEEIEEEIEEEEEAAQDHQPEEAEPTESPSSEQAKQEPSRPEDPLPLPQSPSKPSSPFSPPGGHQPVSDWGEEMELNSPRTTHPADALSPGGDQPAPASLESEPNLPGTQKAEEDGSEAVPESGPEGQETAEITDFQRASPNS; via the exons ATG TCAGCCACGCTGGATCTGAAATCGAAGGAGGAGAAGGATGCTGAGTTGGACAAGAGGATTGAGGCTCTTCGGCGGAAGAATGAGGCCCTCATCCGGCGCTACCAG GAGATTGAAGAGGACCGTAAAAAAGCTGAACTTGAGGGTGTAGCAGTGACAGCTCCCCGGAAGGGCCGCTCGCTGGAGAAGGAGAATGTGGCAGTTGAGGTG gAGAAGCACCAGGGTCCCTCCCGGAGGTCTCCGGGGACTCCTCGGCTCCCAGGGTCCAGCAGGGGAGGCCGGACTCCCACCCAGCAGGGAGGCCGGGCAGGCATGGGCCGGGCATCCCGCAGCTGGGAGGACAGTCCTGGGGAGCAGCCtcgaggaggggctgggggccgcGGCCGGAGGGGCCGGGGCAGGGGGTCCCCTCATCTCTCTGGAGCTGGAGATACCTCAACTGCTGACCGCAAATCCAAG GAGTGGGAGGAGCGGCGCAGGCAGAACATCGAGAAGATGAATGAAGAGATGGAGAAGATTGCGGAGTACGAGCGCAACCAGCGG GAAGGTGTGCTGGAGCCCAACCCGGTGCGGAACTTCCTAGATGACCCCCGGCGGCGCAGTGGGCCCCTAGAGGAGCCCGAGCGGGATCGCCGGGAAGGCAGCCGCCGGCACGGGCGCAACTGGGGGGGTCCCGACTTTGAGCGGGTGCGCTGTGGCCTCGAGCAGGAGCGGCAG GGCCGCCGGGCCGGCTTGGGTGGTGCCGGTGACATGACACTCTCCATGACGGGCCGGGAGCGGTCGGAGTACTTGCGCTGGaagcaggagagggagaagatTGACCAGGAGCGATTGCAGAGACACCGCAAGCCCACTGGCCAGTGGCGGCGGGAGTGGGATGCTGAGAAGACTGATGGCAT gTTCAAGGATGGCCCGGCTGCTGCCCTTGAATCATCCCACCATTACG ATGACCAGGCTTGGGCCCGGCCCCCCAAGCCCCCCACTTTCAGGGAGTTTCTGTCCCAGCATAAAGCTGAGGTCAGccgcaggaggaggaagagcagccGCCCCCAGGCCAAGGCAGCCCCCCATGCCTACAG TGACCATGATGACCGCTGGGAGACAAAGGAAGCCGTGTCCCCAGCCCCCGAGGCCCCACAGCCCACTCCTCCAGAAGAGACAACCACAAAG CTGCCTGagaccccagcccctgcccaccagCCTCCTGAGGATGAGGGGGAGGAGGATGAGGGGGAGGAGgatgaaggggaagaagaggagtgGGAAGATGTGAGTGAGGACGAGGAGGAGATTGAGGAGGAgattgaggaggaggaagaagcagcCCAAGACCATCAACCCGAAGAGGCAGAGCCCACTGAGAGCCCCAGTAGTGAGCAGGCCAAACAAGAGCCCTCCAGGCCCGAGGACCCCCTGCCACTTCCCCAGTCTCCTAGCAAGCCTTCCAGCCCCTTCTCGCCCCCTGGGGGCCATCAGCCTGTGTCAGACTGGGGTGAAGAGATGGAGCTGAATTCTCCCCGGACTACCCACCCGGCTGATGCCCTCTCTCCGG gaGGTGACCAGCCAGCTCCTGCCTCGCTGGAGAGTGAGCCCAACCTCCCAGGAACCCAGAAAGCTGAAGAGGATGGGTCTGAGGCAGTTCCAG agtcTGGCCCCGAGGGCCAGGAGACAGCAGAGATCACCGACTTCCAGAGG GCCTCCCCGAATTCCTGA
- the CCDC9 gene encoding coiled-coil domain-containing protein 9 isoform X4: MSATLDLKSKEEKDAELDKRIEALRRKNEALIRRYQEIEEDRKKAELEGVAVTAPRKGRSLEKENVAVEVEKHQGPSRRSPGTPRLPGSSRGGRTPTQQGGRAGMGRASRSWEDSPGEQPRGGAGGRGRRGRGRGSPHLSGAGDTSTADRKSKEWEERRRQNIEKMNEEMEKIAEYERNQREGVLEPNPVRNFLDDPRRRSGPLEEPERDRREGSRRHGRNWGGPDFERVRCGLEQERQGRRAGLGGAGDMTLSMTGRERSEYLRWKQEREKIDQERLQRHRKPTGQWRREWDAEKTDGMFKDGPAAALESSHHYDDQAWARPPKPPTFREFLSQHKAEVSRRRRKSSRPQAKAAPHAYSDHDDRWETKEAVSPAPEAPQPTPPEETTTKLPETPAPAHQPPEDEGEEDEGEEDEGEEEEWEDVSEDEEEIEEEIEEEEEAAQDHQPEEAEPTESPSSEQAKQEPSRPEDPLPLPQSPSKPSSPFSPPGGHQPVSDWGEEMELNSPRTTHPADALSPGEAWPFGNA, encoded by the exons ATG TCAGCCACGCTGGATCTGAAATCGAAGGAGGAGAAGGATGCTGAGTTGGACAAGAGGATTGAGGCTCTTCGGCGGAAGAATGAGGCCCTCATCCGGCGCTACCAG GAGATTGAAGAGGACCGTAAAAAAGCTGAACTTGAGGGTGTAGCAGTGACAGCTCCCCGGAAGGGCCGCTCGCTGGAGAAGGAGAATGTGGCAGTTGAGGTG gAGAAGCACCAGGGTCCCTCCCGGAGGTCTCCGGGGACTCCTCGGCTCCCAGGGTCCAGCAGGGGAGGCCGGACTCCCACCCAGCAGGGAGGCCGGGCAGGCATGGGCCGGGCATCCCGCAGCTGGGAGGACAGTCCTGGGGAGCAGCCtcgaggaggggctgggggccgcGGCCGGAGGGGCCGGGGCAGGGGGTCCCCTCATCTCTCTGGAGCTGGAGATACCTCAACTGCTGACCGCAAATCCAAG GAGTGGGAGGAGCGGCGCAGGCAGAACATCGAGAAGATGAATGAAGAGATGGAGAAGATTGCGGAGTACGAGCGCAACCAGCGG GAAGGTGTGCTGGAGCCCAACCCGGTGCGGAACTTCCTAGATGACCCCCGGCGGCGCAGTGGGCCCCTAGAGGAGCCCGAGCGGGATCGCCGGGAAGGCAGCCGCCGGCACGGGCGCAACTGGGGGGGTCCCGACTTTGAGCGGGTGCGCTGTGGCCTCGAGCAGGAGCGGCAG GGCCGCCGGGCCGGCTTGGGTGGTGCCGGTGACATGACACTCTCCATGACGGGCCGGGAGCGGTCGGAGTACTTGCGCTGGaagcaggagagggagaagatTGACCAGGAGCGATTGCAGAGACACCGCAAGCCCACTGGCCAGTGGCGGCGGGAGTGGGATGCTGAGAAGACTGATGGCAT gTTCAAGGATGGCCCGGCTGCTGCCCTTGAATCATCCCACCATTACG ATGACCAGGCTTGGGCCCGGCCCCCCAAGCCCCCCACTTTCAGGGAGTTTCTGTCCCAGCATAAAGCTGAGGTCAGccgcaggaggaggaagagcagccGCCCCCAGGCCAAGGCAGCCCCCCATGCCTACAG TGACCATGATGACCGCTGGGAGACAAAGGAAGCCGTGTCCCCAGCCCCCGAGGCCCCACAGCCCACTCCTCCAGAAGAGACAACCACAAAG CTGCCTGagaccccagcccctgcccaccagCCTCCTGAGGATGAGGGGGAGGAGGATGAGGGGGAGGAGgatgaaggggaagaagaggagtgGGAAGATGTGAGTGAGGACGAGGAGGAGATTGAGGAGGAgattgaggaggaggaagaagcagcCCAAGACCATCAACCCGAAGAGGCAGAGCCCACTGAGAGCCCCAGTAGTGAGCAGGCCAAACAAGAGCCCTCCAGGCCCGAGGACCCCCTGCCACTTCCCCAGTCTCCTAGCAAGCCTTCCAGCCCCTTCTCGCCCCCTGGGGGCCATCAGCCTGTGTCAGACTGGGGTGAAGAGATGGAGCTGAATTCTCCCCGGACTACCCACCCGGCTGATGCCCTCTCTCCGGGTGAGGCCTGGCCTTTTGGAAATGCATGA
- the CCDC9 gene encoding coiled-coil domain-containing protein 9 isoform X1, whose protein sequence is MSATLDLKSKEEKDAELDKRIEALRRKNEALIRRYQEIEEDRKKAELEGVAVTAPRKGRSLEKENVAVEVEKHQGPSRRSPGTPRLPGSSRGGRTPTQQGGRAGMGRASRSWEDSPGEQPRGGAGGRGRRGRGRGSPHLSGAGDTSTADRKSKEWEERRRQNIEKMNEEMEKIAEYERNQREGVLEPNPVRNFLDDPRRRSGPLEEPERDRREGSRRHGRNWGGPDFERVRCGLEQERQGRRAGLGGAGDMTLSMTGRERSEYLRWKQEREKIDQERLQRHRKPTGQWRREWDAEKTDGMFKDGPAAALESSHHYDDQAWARPPKPPTFREFLSQHKAEVSRRRRKSSRPQAKAAPHAYSDHDDRWETKEAVSPAPEAPQPTPPEETTTKLPETPAPAHQPPEDEGEEDEGEEDEGEEEEWEDVSEDEEEIEEEIEEEEEAAQDHQPEEAEPTESPSSEQAKQEPSRPEDPLPLPQSPSKPSSPFSPPGGHQPVSDWGEEMELNSPRTTHPADALSPGGDQPAPASLESEPNLPGTQKAEEDGSEAVPESGPEGQETAEITDFQRVRFCKVVAAAPPPGAAR, encoded by the exons ATG TCAGCCACGCTGGATCTGAAATCGAAGGAGGAGAAGGATGCTGAGTTGGACAAGAGGATTGAGGCTCTTCGGCGGAAGAATGAGGCCCTCATCCGGCGCTACCAG GAGATTGAAGAGGACCGTAAAAAAGCTGAACTTGAGGGTGTAGCAGTGACAGCTCCCCGGAAGGGCCGCTCGCTGGAGAAGGAGAATGTGGCAGTTGAGGTG gAGAAGCACCAGGGTCCCTCCCGGAGGTCTCCGGGGACTCCTCGGCTCCCAGGGTCCAGCAGGGGAGGCCGGACTCCCACCCAGCAGGGAGGCCGGGCAGGCATGGGCCGGGCATCCCGCAGCTGGGAGGACAGTCCTGGGGAGCAGCCtcgaggaggggctgggggccgcGGCCGGAGGGGCCGGGGCAGGGGGTCCCCTCATCTCTCTGGAGCTGGAGATACCTCAACTGCTGACCGCAAATCCAAG GAGTGGGAGGAGCGGCGCAGGCAGAACATCGAGAAGATGAATGAAGAGATGGAGAAGATTGCGGAGTACGAGCGCAACCAGCGG GAAGGTGTGCTGGAGCCCAACCCGGTGCGGAACTTCCTAGATGACCCCCGGCGGCGCAGTGGGCCCCTAGAGGAGCCCGAGCGGGATCGCCGGGAAGGCAGCCGCCGGCACGGGCGCAACTGGGGGGGTCCCGACTTTGAGCGGGTGCGCTGTGGCCTCGAGCAGGAGCGGCAG GGCCGCCGGGCCGGCTTGGGTGGTGCCGGTGACATGACACTCTCCATGACGGGCCGGGAGCGGTCGGAGTACTTGCGCTGGaagcaggagagggagaagatTGACCAGGAGCGATTGCAGAGACACCGCAAGCCCACTGGCCAGTGGCGGCGGGAGTGGGATGCTGAGAAGACTGATGGCAT gTTCAAGGATGGCCCGGCTGCTGCCCTTGAATCATCCCACCATTACG ATGACCAGGCTTGGGCCCGGCCCCCCAAGCCCCCCACTTTCAGGGAGTTTCTGTCCCAGCATAAAGCTGAGGTCAGccgcaggaggaggaagagcagccGCCCCCAGGCCAAGGCAGCCCCCCATGCCTACAG TGACCATGATGACCGCTGGGAGACAAAGGAAGCCGTGTCCCCAGCCCCCGAGGCCCCACAGCCCACTCCTCCAGAAGAGACAACCACAAAG CTGCCTGagaccccagcccctgcccaccagCCTCCTGAGGATGAGGGGGAGGAGGATGAGGGGGAGGAGgatgaaggggaagaagaggagtgGGAAGATGTGAGTGAGGACGAGGAGGAGATTGAGGAGGAgattgaggaggaggaagaagcagcCCAAGACCATCAACCCGAAGAGGCAGAGCCCACTGAGAGCCCCAGTAGTGAGCAGGCCAAACAAGAGCCCTCCAGGCCCGAGGACCCCCTGCCACTTCCCCAGTCTCCTAGCAAGCCTTCCAGCCCCTTCTCGCCCCCTGGGGGCCATCAGCCTGTGTCAGACTGGGGTGAAGAGATGGAGCTGAATTCTCCCCGGACTACCCACCCGGCTGATGCCCTCTCTCCGG gaGGTGACCAGCCAGCTCCTGCCTCGCTGGAGAGTGAGCCCAACCTCCCAGGAACCCAGAAAGCTGAAGAGGATGGGTCTGAGGCAGTTCCAG agtcTGGCCCCGAGGGCCAGGAGACAGCAGAGATCACCGACTTCCAGAGGGTGCGTTTCTGCAAGGTGGTGGCAGCCGCTCCGCCACCGGGGGCCGCCCGCTGA
- the INAFM1 gene encoding putative transmembrane protein INAFM1, which produces MRGTSCVGGGESPGGAGLSEGPRGRWLRLAPVCAYFLCVSLAAVLLAVYYGLIWVPTRPPAAPAGPPPSARYPQCAARPGAPPAPAPAAASVSCLLGAPDGPRPQVELPHSRRRRRRRHSDRSRQTPGETPEAARRRGLG; this is translated from the coding sequence ATGCGGGGCACGAGCTGCGTGGGCGGCGGCGAGAGCCCGGGTGGCGCCGGCCTAAGCGAGGGCCCGCGGGGTCGCTGGCTGCGCCTGGCCCCGGTCTGCGCCTACTTCCTCTGCGTCTCATTGGCAGCCGTGCTGCTCGCCGTCTACTACGGTCTCATCTGGGTTCCCACGCGGCCCCCCGCGGCCCCGGCCGGCCCGCCGCCCAGCGCGCGGTACCCTCAGTGCGCCGCCCGCCCAGGCGCTCCGCCTGCTCCGGCGCCCGCCGCTGCTTCAGTCTCTTGCCTCCTGGGAGCCCCCGACGGGCCGCGACCCCAGGTTGAGCTGCCGcacagccgccgccgccgccgccgccgccacagcGACCGAAGCCGCCAGACGCCTGGAGAGACGCCGGAGGCCGCGAGGAGGCGAGGGCTCGGGTAA